AAACACAAATTTTGTCATTGGCTCTAACCATCTTCCAATTTTGCGTTTTCTCCCTTTTTGCATCTCTTTTCGGACATATTTAGAACCAAATACCCAATAGAACATGATGCCTGCCATTCCAGCACCTAATGGGCAAATATAAATCGAAACTGCATCCATCCATTGGCTTACAATCGCCTGGATACACACACCAACTACTGCACCAATCCCTAAAATGGATAAAACTGCTTTTGTTCTGGAAAACCCTAAAATCTCCTGTAAAGTAGCGATAGGTGCTTCAAACAGGTTAATCAGCGAGGTAATCCCTGCTAAAAATACGGCAATAAAGAAAATAATAACTAATATCTGCCCACCTGGCATAGATTTAAAAAGATTAGGAAGATGGATAAACATTAAACCAGGGCCACCATCAAATAGGTTTGTACCAGCAGTAGCCATTGCTGGAATTATCACCAAAGCCGCCAGCATAGCAGCCAAAGTATCAAATAAAGCAACTTTCCATGCCGCTCCAATAATGTTCTCTTTATCGCTTAAATAGGAACCATAAATTAGCGTTCCATTGCCCGCTAAAGAGAGGGAAAAAAATGCTTGCCCAAGAGCATAAACCCATGTCATTGGATTTAAAATATTCTCATCCACCGAAAACATGTATCGGTAACCAGCCAAAGAACCTGGCTGGAACAACATATAGATTGCCAATCCAACAAACATGCAGAAAAATAATGGCATCATTACCTTATTAACTTTTTCGATCCCGGAACTGATGCCAAAAATCAAAATAACTGCTACCAATACAATACCCACTAGTTGCCATAGGTTATTTCCAAAATTGGAAGCCATACTGCCAAAAGCAGCGCTAAATCCTTCCACACTATTTGGTTCCAAGGTTTTTCCTGTAAACGCCCCCACTGTATACCGCAAAATCCAGCCCATTACAACGGAATATCCAATCGCTAAAGCCAAAGAACCCAAAACTGGAATAGCACCCAATACTTTACCAATTTTTCCATTTTTCCCTCTGGATTCTACTGCTTTTTGGAATGCATCCATTGGTCCGGAACGGGTTGCGCGACCAAAAGCCATTTCTCCGATTACTCCAGAAAATCCAATAATGATGACAAACAAAAAATAGGGGATTAAAAATGAGCCTCCGCCATATTTGGAAACACGACTAGGAAACATCCAGATATTTCCCATACCAACCGCAGATCCAATACAGGCTAAAATATAGCCCCACCTGGAAATAAATACATCCCTCTTTTTTAAGGATGTTACCTGATTTTTTACCATTATGTTACACTCCTTTTACAGTAGGCAAATACAGCCCAAATAAAATTTGCCCACTGTATCATTACCCAAATAAAAAATTTTTTCTATCTGTCATAGAAAAATTAGCGTCTATTCATAAAAATAGAAGTACTTTGTTCTCTATAATTTTACAATTTTTTTATCGCAATGTCAATTATTTATTAATAAAACTCAATGTTAACAAAATTCATTTTAATTTTATATATGTTACTATCACATTGAAACAATTTATAAATATATGGACAAGTTTGTTTCCAAATAGTTATAATTTCTTTTCACATATTAAAATCCCCCATCTATTCTGTTTAGATGGGGGATTATTCAACTCTTGTTCTTCATAATATATTTATTATTTATTTTTCTTACGGATTGTCATCAGCACTGCGCCTGCAACCATTGCAACAACTGCACCTGCTATTGGGGTAGTATCCCCTGTTTTCGCTGCGTTTGTTGTGCTTTCCTGTCCAATTTGAGTAGCACTATTATAAGATAGTGTTTCTGTTCCTTCTACTGCTACTAAACTATCCATTGCACTCTGTACATTGGCTACTGCTGTGTCTACTTCTTCCTGGGTTGCGTTTTCATTTTCCAGTACTGCTTTTGCGTCATTTATTGCTGCTTCCAGTACTGCGTAGCTTTCTGCCGTGTATGCGTTCGCATCCACTTTCTCTGCCTCTGCTACTACTTCTTCCAAAATAGATTTATCTGCTTTGTATCTCAGGTTCAACATTGCGTTTAACAGATTATCCGCTACTTCATTGATTTCCGCCTGCATAGCGTCTCCATTATTGTAAGTATTCTGCGCCGCTTCTAATGCTGCGGTAAATTCCGCTTTTCCCGCTTCTACATAACGGTCAAGTTCCGCATTGATTTCATTGGCTGCTTCAATCAAAGAAGCTAACGCTGTTTTATCTCCAGCTACAAACCCCAGTTTATGAATTTCGTTCAACAGTGTTTTCCATGCTGCATCTACTTCTTCCTGGGTTGCTGCTGCGTTATTTGCTACTGCCTTGGCATTTTCCAATGCTGCATCAAATGTTTTTTGTACACTTTCAATAGCATTGTCATATTCCCCACTAGTTTTAGCTTCTTCGGCGTATTTAATAATAGCATTCAAAATCGATTTGTCTGTATCCACAACTTCCGATTTTTCACGGATAATCGTAATCGATGTTGACTGAACTGCTTGGGATTCTTCTGTCACCACGTGAAGGATTAACTGGTTTTCCCCTTCTCTCAATAGGTATTTCCCTGTTGCCTCGTCTTTACCCAACATATCACTGTCATCAAATGTTACAGATCCACCTTGGGAGATAGATGGCGTCACTAAAATGGACTCCACATCATTGGCAACCTCTACACGGTATTCTCGAACAGATGGGTCAAACGTTGGTTCTAAGTTTCCGTCACTGAGGGTAATCCCTGTTAACTGTGCATCGGTTACTGGATGGTTATAAACTTCCATTTCAACTAACTGCATTCTATATAGGTTATTATCGCTTGGTTTTGGACGTAAACTAGTTGCGTGAACTCGAACATATCTTGCGAAGTAAGATTGATCTAGTACAAATTTTTGTGGATCACTGGTAGGTAATGGATAGTTCTGTTCTGTATGAACTGTTGTCCAATTGATACCATCGTCAGAAATGTCAATGGTGAAGTCAATTGGCATACCATAAGCATTGTTGTTGGCATCAATTCCAGATGGATACAATACAACTTCACTAATTCGATTGATTGTTCCTAAATCAACTGCCACCCATTCGGTATGGTTATTGTTGATATCATTATTTGAAGTCCAACCACAAATTTCATTGATAGAGCTTAAGTTTTTCAAATCTCCATCCGTTAAATTTCTAATATCCCAACCATTAGAACCATTCACAGAACTAGAAGCGGTAGGAGTACTATTTAACGCTATATTTCCAGTACGGTAATAGCGCAACAATTCATAAGCCTGATTTAACTCATCCGTCACTTTTTGCAACTGCTCTGTAGTTGCTTGGATATCTGTTGACAACGCAGAAGCTTTTTCGTATACAGCTTGAAAATCTTCCCAATGGTCAGTAAAGTCTGCTTCAGAAAGCGTAGACATGGATTGCAGTAGTTCTTTTAAATTTTTACGGACAGTGTCAACTTTGTTTGTTAACACTTCAATTGCCTGTTCCAAGCTATTGGTTGCCTGGTTAACCGCAATTTGATTGGTGTCCTGTTGTGATTCTACGGATTTGGCTTGTTCCAGAACCTGCTGGAATTCAGTCCATGCTTCCTGCAAATAATCCTCCTGCTGTAAGCTATCTGCATAAGAAATCGCATCTCTCAGATCATCTTTATAAATAGATTGGTTTGTGTTACAGAAAAATCGATAATTACCGGATTTTACTACTAATTTTGTGATTTCTCCTTGTTTTTCAATCGAAACAATA
This is a stretch of genomic DNA from Clostridium facile. It encodes these proteins:
- a CDS encoding sodium-dependent transporter, which translates into the protein MVKNQVTSLKKRDVFISRWGYILACIGSAVGMGNIWMFPSRVSKYGGGSFLIPYFLFVIIIGFSGVIGEMAFGRATRSGPMDAFQKAVESRGKNGKIGKVLGAIPVLGSLALAIGYSVVMGWILRYTVGAFTGKTLEPNSVEGFSAAFGSMASNFGNNLWQLVGIVLVAVILIFGISSGIEKVNKVMMPLFFCMFVGLAIYMLFQPGSLAGYRYMFSVDENILNPMTWVYALGQAFFSLSLAGNGTLIYGSYLSDKENIIGAAWKVALFDTLAAMLAALVIIPAMATAGTNLFDGGPGLMFIHLPNLFKSMPGGQILVIIFFIAVFLAGITSLINLFEAPIATLQEILGFSRTKAVLSILGIGAVVGVCIQAIVSQWMDAVSIYICPLGAGMAGIMFYWVFGSKYVRKEMQKGRKRKIGRWLEPMTKFVFCGLTAAVFILGVVFQGIG